A genomic region of uncultured Roseibium sp. contains the following coding sequences:
- the nadA gene encoding quinolinate synthase NadA, which translates to MSVAQKAFEVSEPITTGLTALERYGRVERPDLSYTPEIAEATAPIYEKVKHIIPAIEWAALAPTVHAINKLKKERNAVILAHNYMTPDIFHGVADIVGDSLQLAIEATRTDADVIVQCGVHFMAETSKILSPEKTVLIPDMRAGCSLAESITGADVRALRERNPGVPIITYVNTSADVKAECDICCTSSNALQVVESFGVDRVFLIPDKYLAANVGNKTDVEVLVWDGACEVHERFTAEELRDYRKIEPDVKIIAHPECPPEVVAEADFAGSTAHMINWVKTKRPEKVMMVTECSMADNVASETPGVDYIRPCNLCPHMKRITLGKILDSLVDMKEEVIVDPAVAERARTAVERMINLKI; encoded by the coding sequence ATGTCTGTTGCCCAAAAAGCCTTTGAGGTTTCCGAACCGATCACGACCGGTCTGACCGCGCTTGAGCGCTACGGACGCGTGGAACGGCCGGACCTGAGCTACACGCCTGAGATCGCGGAGGCGACCGCGCCGATCTACGAAAAGGTCAAGCACATCATTCCGGCCATCGAATGGGCGGCGCTTGCACCGACTGTCCACGCGATCAACAAGCTGAAGAAAGAGCGCAATGCGGTGATCCTGGCGCATAACTACATGACGCCGGACATCTTCCACGGTGTGGCCGACATTGTCGGCGACAGCCTGCAGCTCGCGATTGAGGCAACACGCACCGATGCCGATGTGATCGTTCAGTGCGGCGTGCACTTCATGGCCGAAACCTCCAAGATCCTCAGCCCGGAGAAAACGGTTCTGATCCCGGACATGCGTGCCGGCTGTTCGCTTGCCGAATCCATCACAGGTGCCGATGTCCGTGCCCTGCGCGAGCGCAATCCGGGTGTTCCGATCATCACCTATGTCAACACCTCCGCGGACGTGAAGGCGGAATGCGATATCTGCTGCACGTCGTCCAACGCGCTGCAGGTTGTCGAGAGCTTCGGTGTCGACAGGGTCTTCCTGATCCCGGACAAATATCTTGCCGCCAATGTCGGCAACAAGACGGATGTCGAAGTGCTCGTCTGGGACGGGGCCTGCGAGGTGCATGAGCGCTTTACCGCCGAAGAATTGCGCGACTACCGCAAGATAGAACCGGACGTGAAGATCATCGCTCACCCGGAATGCCCGCCGGAAGTGGTTGCGGAAGCCGACTTCGCCGGTTCGACCGCGCACATGATCAACTGGGTCAAGACCAAGCGTCCCGAAAAGGTCATGATGGTCACCGAGTGTTCCATGGCGGACAACGTTGCCAGCGAGACGCCGGGTGTGGACTACATCCGCCCGTGCAACCTGTGCCCGCACATGAAGCGCATCACGCTCGGCAAGATCCTCGACAGCCTTGTCGACATGAAGGAAGAGGTCATCGTGGATCCGGCAGTCGCGGAGCGCGCGCGCACGGCTGTCGAGCGGATGATCAACTTGAAAATCTGA